One region of Streptomyces sp. CG4 genomic DNA includes:
- the ftsH gene encoding ATP-dependent zinc metalloprotease FtsH: MTNPAPPRKSPDQPWRTEGAPDEPPQQPPGGRGMRGGWWRLILTALIVYLIANLVLSYFDQETEPTIAYTEFSRQVNDGNVAKIYAKGDSIQGQLKKEQKNPEGGGKYTKFNTERPSFANDSLWSNLTKHNVTVTAEPVVQHRSFLSNLLISLAPMLLLIAVWIFIARRMRAGLGGGAGGMLGRKAPPKPVELVPGEKRTTFADVAGIDEVEGELNDVVDFLKNPDAYRRMGAKMPRGVLLAGPPGTGKTLLARAVAGEAGVPFFSASASEFIEMIVGVGASRVRELFAEARKVAPSIIFIDEIDTIGRARGGGASMGGHDEREQTLNQILTEMDGFSGSEGVIVIAATNRADILDPALTRPGRFDRVVQVSPPDRGGREAILEIHTRDIPMAPDVDLAQVARTTPGMTGADLANLANEAALLAVKRQQERVHQADLSDALEKVQLGAERPLVMPEEERRRTAYHESGHALLGMLQPGADPVRKITIVPRGRALGVTLSTPDADKYAYTEEYLRGRIIGALGGMAAEHVVYDVITTGSESDLEQVTNIARGMVSRWGMSEEVGRLSALPNDAQQAYGLAAAPQTLDVIDTEMRRIVDECYEEACRKLRDHRGQLDALAEALLANETLEEADAYRIAGITRLTKDTEV; the protein is encoded by the coding sequence ATGACCAACCCCGCGCCGCCACGCAAGTCGCCCGACCAGCCCTGGCGCACCGAGGGCGCCCCCGACGAGCCGCCGCAGCAGCCGCCCGGCGGGCGCGGGATGCGGGGCGGCTGGTGGCGCCTGATCCTCACCGCGCTGATCGTGTACCTGATCGCGAACCTGGTGCTGTCGTACTTCGACCAGGAGACCGAGCCGACGATCGCGTACACCGAGTTCAGCAGGCAGGTGAACGACGGCAATGTCGCCAAGATCTACGCCAAGGGCGACTCGATCCAGGGCCAGCTGAAGAAGGAACAGAAGAACCCCGAGGGCGGCGGGAAGTACACCAAGTTCAACACCGAGCGGCCGTCCTTCGCGAACGACAGCCTCTGGTCGAACCTGACCAAGCACAACGTCACGGTGACGGCGGAACCGGTCGTCCAGCACCGCAGCTTCCTCTCCAACCTGCTGATCTCGCTGGCACCGATGCTGCTGCTGATCGCCGTGTGGATCTTCATCGCGCGGCGGATGAGGGCGGGGCTCGGCGGTGGTGCGGGCGGCATGCTGGGCCGCAAGGCGCCGCCGAAGCCGGTCGAGCTGGTGCCGGGCGAGAAGCGCACCACCTTCGCGGACGTGGCCGGCATCGACGAGGTCGAGGGCGAGCTGAACGACGTCGTCGACTTCCTGAAGAACCCCGACGCCTACCGCCGTATGGGCGCCAAGATGCCCCGCGGTGTGCTGCTGGCGGGCCCGCCCGGCACCGGAAAGACGCTGCTCGCGCGGGCGGTCGCCGGCGAGGCGGGCGTGCCGTTCTTCTCCGCGTCCGCGTCCGAGTTCATCGAGATGATCGTGGGCGTCGGCGCCTCCCGCGTGCGAGAGCTGTTCGCGGAGGCCCGCAAGGTCGCGCCGTCGATCATCTTCATCGACGAGATCGACACCATCGGGCGGGCCCGCGGCGGCGGCGCGTCGATGGGCGGGCACGACGAGCGCGAGCAGACCCTGAACCAGATCCTCACCGAGATGGACGGCTTCTCCGGTTCGGAGGGCGTCATCGTCATCGCGGCCACCAACCGTGCCGACATCCTCGACCCGGCGCTGACCCGCCCCGGCCGCTTCGACCGGGTGGTCCAGGTCTCGCCCCCGGACCGCGGCGGCCGCGAGGCCATCCTGGAGATCCACACCCGTGACATCCCGATGGCGCCGGACGTCGACCTCGCCCAGGTCGCCCGTACGACCCCGGGCATGACCGGCGCGGATCTGGCCAACCTCGCCAACGAGGCCGCCCTGCTCGCGGTGAAGCGGCAACAGGAACGGGTGCACCAGGCCGACCTGTCCGACGCTCTGGAGAAGGTCCAGCTCGGCGCGGAACGGCCGCTGGTGATGCCCGAGGAGGAACGCCGGCGCACCGCCTACCACGAGAGCGGACACGCCCTGCTGGGCATGCTCCAGCCGGGCGCCGACCCGGTCCGCAAGATCACCATCGTGCCGCGCGGCCGCGCCCTCGGCGTCACCCTGTCCACCCCGGACGCGGACAAGTACGCGTACACCGAGGAGTATCTGCGCGGCCGGATCATCGGCGCGCTCGGCGGGATGGCGGCCGAGCACGTCGTATACGACGTGATCACCACCGGCTCCGAGAGCGACCTGGAACAGGTCACCAACATCGCGCGCGGAATGGTGTCCCGCTGGGGCATGAGCGAGGAGGTCGGCCGCCTCTCCGCGCTCCCCAACGACGCCCAGCAGGCCTACGGCCTCGCCGCCGCCCCGCAGACCCTCGACGTGATCGACACCGAGATGCGGCGGATCGTGGACGAGTGCTACGAGGAGGCGTGCCGCAAACTCCGCGACCACCGCGGCCAGTTGGACGCCCTCGCCGAGGCGCTGCTGGCGAACGAGACGCTGGAGGAGGCGGACGCGTACCGGATCGCCGGGATCACGCGCCTGACGAAGGACACCGAGGTCTGA
- a CDS encoding [protein-PII] uridylyltransferase: MTGTDVRTEAEDSGPSGYAAARLRLLTEGARSGPPRRAALAELTDDWLGGLFTAAAKDLRGASLVAVGGYGRGELSPRSDLDLLLLHDGSDPGAVAALADRLWYPIWDLGLALDHSVRTPAEARKTAGEDVKVQLGLLDARHLAGDLGLTAGLRTAVLADWRNQAPKRLPELQELCAERADRQGELQYLLEPDLKEARGGLRDATALRAVAASWLADAPREGLADARRRLLDVRDALHLATGRATDRLALQEQDQVAAELGLLDADTLLRQVYEAARVIAYASDVTWREVGRVLRARAVRPRLRAMLGGGKPVVERSPLAEGVVEQDGEVVLARAARPDRDPALPLRAAAAAAQAGLPLSLHAVRRMAATVRPLPTPWPAEAREQLVTLLGSGRPTVDVWEALEAEGLISRLLPDWERVRCRPQRNAVHIWTVDRHLIETAVRASELTRRVSRPDLLLVAALLHDIGKGWPGDHSLAGEIIAKDVAARIGFDRSDVAVLSLLVRHHLLLIETATRRDLDDPATVRSVAEAVGTQSTLELLHALTEADALATGPAAWSSWRGSLVADLVRRVSAVLAGDVPEEPEPAAPTAEQERLAIEAYRTGGPVLALRAQREPVTEEESAQEPLGVELLIAVPDQPAVLPAVAGVLAVHRLTVRTAELRTLTLPDDVEDGAVLLLNWRVAAEYGSLPQAARLRSDLVRALDGTLDIAGRLAERDAAYPRRRGWIAPPARVTVAPAASHHATVIEVRAQDAPGLLHRIGTALEKAGVRVRSMHVSTLGSNAVDAFYVTTGAGEPLPGEDAGSLARVLEATLRG, encoded by the coding sequence GTGACGGGAACGGACGTGCGCACGGAAGCAGAGGACTCGGGACCCAGCGGCTACGCGGCGGCCCGGCTGCGCCTCCTCACCGAGGGGGCGCGGTCCGGGCCGCCGCGCCGTGCCGCCCTCGCGGAACTGACCGACGACTGGCTCGGCGGCCTGTTCACCGCGGCCGCCAAGGACCTCAGGGGCGCCTCCCTCGTCGCGGTCGGCGGCTACGGCCGTGGCGAGCTGTCCCCGCGCAGCGATCTCGACCTCCTGCTGCTGCACGACGGCTCCGACCCCGGCGCCGTCGCCGCCCTCGCCGACCGCCTCTGGTATCCGATCTGGGACCTCGGCCTCGCCCTCGACCACTCCGTGCGCACCCCCGCGGAGGCCCGGAAGACCGCCGGAGAGGATGTGAAAGTCCAGCTCGGCCTCCTGGACGCCCGCCATCTCGCCGGCGACCTCGGCCTCACCGCCGGGCTGCGCACGGCCGTCCTCGCCGACTGGCGCAACCAGGCCCCCAAACGCCTCCCCGAACTCCAGGAACTGTGCGCCGAACGCGCCGACCGGCAGGGCGAGTTGCAGTACCTGCTGGAACCCGACCTGAAGGAGGCCCGCGGCGGCCTGCGGGACGCCACCGCGCTGCGCGCCGTCGCCGCGTCCTGGCTCGCCGACGCCCCGCGCGAGGGCCTCGCCGACGCGCGCCGACGCCTGCTCGACGTACGGGACGCGCTGCACCTGGCGACGGGCCGCGCCACCGACCGGCTCGCGCTCCAGGAGCAGGACCAGGTGGCGGCCGAGCTGGGCCTGCTGGACGCGGACACGCTGCTGCGGCAGGTGTACGAGGCGGCGCGCGTCATCGCGTACGCCAGTGACGTCACCTGGCGCGAGGTGGGGCGCGTGTTGCGGGCGCGCGCCGTACGACCGCGCCTGCGCGCCATGCTGGGCGGCGGCAAGCCGGTCGTCGAGCGCTCCCCGCTGGCCGAGGGGGTGGTGGAGCAGGACGGTGAGGTGGTGCTCGCCCGTGCCGCGCGCCCCGATCGCGACCCCGCGCTCCCTTTGCGCGCCGCGGCCGCCGCCGCGCAGGCCGGCCTCCCGCTCTCCCTGCACGCCGTACGGCGCATGGCCGCGACCGTGCGCCCCCTGCCCACGCCCTGGCCCGCCGAGGCCCGCGAGCAGCTGGTCACCCTGCTCGGCTCCGGCCGCCCCACCGTCGACGTCTGGGAGGCGCTGGAGGCGGAGGGCCTGATCAGCCGCCTGCTGCCGGACTGGGAACGGGTCCGCTGCCGCCCGCAGCGCAATGCCGTCCATATCTGGACGGTCGACCGGCATCTGATCGAGACGGCCGTCCGCGCCTCCGAACTGACCCGCCGCGTCAGCCGCCCCGATCTGCTCCTGGTCGCCGCCCTGCTGCACGACATCGGCAAGGGCTGGCCCGGCGACCACTCGCTGGCCGGCGAGATCATCGCCAAGGACGTGGCCGCGCGGATCGGCTTCGACCGGTCGGACGTGGCCGTGCTGTCCCTCCTGGTCCGCCACCACCTGCTCCTCATCGAGACGGCCACCCGCCGCGACCTGGACGACCCCGCCACGGTCCGCTCGGTCGCCGAGGCGGTCGGCACCCAGAGCACCCTGGAGCTGCTGCACGCGCTGACCGAGGCCGACGCCCTCGCCACCGGACCGGCGGCCTGGTCCTCCTGGCGCGGCTCCCTCGTCGCCGACCTGGTCCGGCGGGTCTCCGCCGTACTCGCCGGAGACGTCCCCGAGGAGCCGGAGCCCGCCGCGCCCACGGCCGAGCAGGAGCGGCTGGCGATCGAGGCGTACCGCACCGGCGGCCCGGTCCTCGCGCTGCGCGCCCAGCGAGAACCGGTCACCGAGGAGGAGTCCGCCCAGGAACCGCTCGGCGTCGAGCTGCTGATCGCCGTACCCGACCAGCCCGCCGTGCTCCCCGCCGTCGCCGGTGTCCTCGCTGTGCACCGCCTCACCGTGCGCACGGCGGAGCTGCGCACCCTGACGCTGCCGGACGACGTCGAAGACGGCGCGGTGCTGCTGCTCAACTGGCGGGTGGCCGCCGAGTACGGCTCCCTGCCCCAGGCCGCCCGGCTCCGCTCCGACCTCGTCCGCGCCCTGGACGGCACCCTGGACATCGCCGGCCGGCTCGCCGAGCGCGACGCGGCCTACCCCCGCCGACGCGGCTGGATCGCCCCGCCCGCCCGGGTGACGGTGGCCCCGGCCGCCTCCCACCACGCCACGGTCATAGAGGTCCGCGCCCAGGACGCCCCGGGCCTGCTGCACCGCATCGGGACGGCCCTGGAGAAGGCGGGGGTGCGGGTACGGAGCATGCATGTGAGCACGCTGGGCTCCAACGCCGTGGACGCGTTCTACGTCACCACGGGGGCGGGGGAGCCGTTGCCGGGGGAGGACGCCGGATCCCTGGCCCGGGTGCTGGAGGCGACCCTGCGCGGATGA
- the ffh gene encoding signal recognition particle protein has product MFDTLSDRLSATFKNLRGKGRLSEADIDATAREIRIALLEADVALPVVRTFIKNVKERALGVEVSKALNPAQQVLKIVNDELVTILGGETRRLRFAKQPPTVIMLAGLQGAGKTTLAGKLGRWLKEQGHSPLLVAADLQRPNAVNQLSVVAERAGVAVFAPEPGNGVGDPVQVAKDSIEFAKSKVHDIVIVDTAGRLGIDQEMMQQAADIRDAVSPDEILFVVDAMIGQDAVNTAEAFRDGVGFDGVVLSKLDGDARGGAALSIREITGKPIMFASNGEKLDDFDAFHPDRMASRILDMGDLLTLIEQAEKTFSQEEAAKMASKLASKKGQDFTLDDFLAQMEQVRKMGSISKLLGMLPGMGQIKDQIQNIDERDVDRTAAIIKSMTPGERQDPTIINGSRRARIAKGSGVEVSAVKNLVERFFDARKMMSRMAQGGGMPGMPGMPGMGGGPGRTKKQPKKAKGKQRSGNPMKRRQQELEEAQRREAAGQAGGAFGLPQQGGQDFELPDEFKKFMG; this is encoded by the coding sequence GTGTTCGACACTCTCTCCGATCGCCTGTCAGCGACTTTCAAGAACCTGCGCGGCAAGGGACGGCTCTCCGAGGCGGACATCGACGCCACCGCGCGCGAGATCCGCATCGCGCTCCTCGAAGCGGATGTAGCCCTCCCTGTCGTGCGCACGTTCATCAAGAACGTCAAGGAGCGCGCCCTCGGTGTCGAGGTCTCCAAGGCGCTGAACCCGGCCCAGCAGGTCCTGAAGATCGTCAACGACGAGCTGGTCACCATCCTCGGCGGCGAGACCCGGCGGCTGCGCTTCGCCAAGCAGCCGCCCACCGTGATCATGCTCGCGGGTCTGCAGGGTGCCGGTAAGACCACCCTCGCGGGCAAGCTCGGCCGCTGGCTGAAGGAGCAGGGCCACTCCCCGCTGCTGGTCGCCGCCGACCTCCAGCGCCCGAACGCCGTCAACCAGCTGAGCGTCGTCGCCGAACGCGCGGGCGTGGCGGTCTTCGCGCCCGAGCCGGGCAACGGCGTCGGTGACCCGGTGCAGGTCGCCAAGGACTCCATCGAGTTCGCGAAGTCCAAGGTCCACGACATCGTGATCGTGGACACCGCGGGCCGCCTCGGTATCGACCAGGAGATGATGCAGCAGGCCGCGGACATCCGCGACGCCGTCTCCCCGGACGAGATCCTGTTCGTCGTCGACGCGATGATCGGCCAGGACGCCGTCAACACCGCCGAGGCCTTCCGCGACGGCGTCGGCTTCGACGGCGTGGTGCTCTCCAAGCTCGACGGCGACGCCCGTGGTGGTGCCGCCCTGTCGATCCGCGAGATCACCGGCAAGCCGATCATGTTCGCGTCGAACGGCGAGAAGCTGGACGACTTCGACGCCTTCCACCCGGACCGGATGGCCTCCCGCATCCTCGACATGGGTGACCTGCTCACCCTGATCGAGCAGGCGGAGAAGACCTTCAGCCAGGAAGAGGCCGCCAAGATGGCCTCGAAGCTGGCGTCCAAGAAGGGCCAGGACTTCACCCTGGACGACTTCCTGGCCCAGATGGAGCAGGTCAGGAAGATGGGCAGCATCAGCAAGCTGCTCGGCATGCTTCCGGGCATGGGCCAGATCAAGGACCAGATCCAGAACATCGACGAGCGGGACGTCGACCGCACCGCCGCGATCATCAAGTCGATGACCCCGGGTGAGCGCCAGGACCCGACGATCATCAACGGCTCCCGCCGCGCCCGTATCGCCAAGGGTTCCGGTGTCGAGGTCAGCGCGGTGAAGAACCTGGTCGAGCGGTTCTTCGACGCCCGCAAGATGATGTCCCGCATGGCCCAGGGCGGCGGGATGCCGGGCATGCCGGGGATGCCGGGCATGGGCGGCGGCCCCGGCCGCACCAAGAAGCAGCCGAAGAAGGCCAAGGGCAAGCAGCGCTCCGGCAACCCGATGAAGCGCAGGCAGCAGGAGCTGGAGGAGGCCCAGCGCCGCGAGGCCGCCGGACAGGCCGGTGGCGCGTTCGGGCTGCCGCAGCAGGGCGGCCAGGACTTCGAGCTGCCGGACGAGTTCAAGAAGTTCATGGGCTGA
- a CDS encoding bifunctional DNA primase/polymerase: protein MGFTIGGIREIRSGTRRRGRTSECTAVAEFTGLWGWDVVPGARAAAGACSCGHADCPAPGAHPLDFAPSVPAGATLDDVSKAWSEFPGAAVMLPVGQAFDVIEVCEAAGRRALVRLERMGLPLGPVIATPDGRAQFFVAPGAAAELPRLLYRMGWDDASALDLRGLGPGTHLTAPPSDRGGLGPVRWLRPPALDSATRPPAARLLLGTLAYVAHRSRERA from the coding sequence ATGGGCTTCACGATCGGAGGCATTCGCGAGATCCGCTCCGGTACGCGCCGGCGCGGCCGTACGTCGGAGTGCACCGCTGTCGCCGAGTTCACCGGGCTGTGGGGCTGGGACGTGGTGCCGGGGGCGCGCGCCGCGGCGGGCGCCTGTTCGTGCGGGCACGCCGACTGTCCCGCGCCGGGCGCGCATCCGCTCGACTTCGCTCCCTCTGTGCCGGCCGGGGCCACGCTGGACGACGTGAGCAAGGCCTGGTCCGAGTTCCCGGGCGCCGCGGTGATGCTGCCGGTGGGCCAGGCGTTCGACGTCATCGAGGTCTGCGAGGCCGCCGGCCGCCGCGCCCTGGTCCGCCTGGAGCGCATGGGCCTCCCCCTCGGCCCGGTCATCGCGACCCCCGACGGCCGCGCCCAGTTCTTCGTCGCCCCCGGCGCCGCCGCCGAACTCCCCCGGCTGCTCTACCGCATGGGCTGGGACGACGCCTCGGCCCTGGACCTGCGCGGCCTCGGCCCCGGTACGCACCTCACCGCGCCGCCCTCCGACCGGGGCGGCCTCGGCCCGGTGCGCTGGCTGCGCCCGCCCGCGCTGGACTCGGCGACACGGCCACCGGCGGCACGGTTGCTGCTGGGCACGCTGGCGTATGTGGCGCACCGGTCGCGGGAACGGGCGTGA
- a CDS encoding class I SAM-dependent methyltransferase, with amino-acid sequence MTPTLVRQHASHADSAPRVDLCARARDWSEIQERMLVPLYEAVYERLEVGPATRLLGLRCGSGLALLLAAGRGAAVTGVDAASPERLALARERLLPDAPRDRSGVPGGHRHGPRGGRRQPRVRAAVRLLDGMARAAAGAETVAYTLVTVFEPIGCLAGDSEGLGELLAGALPSAARGAAVVLAGWGPPERCATSSVLRVATKLADPLRSARSWRPARRDDLEEVAQRAGLKPDGSGRVACPFGYADVDSAVRGLLSTGLFDAAIAAADAKQVDKELTEALHPYRRPDGTVWMPNVFRYLIARVT; translated from the coding sequence ATGACACCTACGCTCGTGCGGCAGCACGCGTCCCACGCGGATTCCGCACCCCGCGTGGACCTGTGCGCACGCGCGCGTGACTGGTCCGAGATCCAGGAGCGGATGCTGGTGCCGCTCTACGAAGCCGTCTACGAACGACTCGAAGTGGGCCCCGCCACCCGGCTGCTGGGCCTGCGCTGCGGCTCCGGGCTCGCGCTGCTGCTGGCGGCCGGCAGAGGCGCCGCGGTCACCGGTGTCGACGCCGCCTCACCCGAACGGCTCGCTCTCGCCCGCGAACGCCTGCTGCCGGACGCGCCTCGCGACAGAAGCGGCGTCCCCGGCGGACACCGCCACGGTCCGCGCGGTGGAAGAAGGCAGCCACGCGTGCGTGCCGCCGTACGGCTTCTCGACGGGATGGCCCGTGCCGCGGCAGGCGCGGAGACGGTCGCGTACACCCTGGTGACCGTCTTCGAGCCGATCGGGTGCCTCGCCGGGGACTCCGAGGGGCTCGGTGAGCTGCTGGCGGGCGCGCTGCCGTCGGCCGCGAGGGGGGCCGCCGTGGTGCTGGCCGGCTGGGGTCCGCCGGAGCGCTGCGCCACCTCCTCGGTGCTGCGGGTGGCGACGAAACTGGCCGATCCCCTGCGCAGCGCGCGCAGCTGGCGGCCGGCCCGGCGGGACGACCTGGAGGAGGTCGCCCAGCGGGCCGGGCTGAAGCCGGACGGCTCGGGGCGGGTGGCCTGCCCGTTCGGTTACGCCGATGTCGACAGTGCGGTACGCGGGCTGCTGTCGACCGGACTGTTCGACGCGGCGATCGCGGCGGCCGACGCCAAGCAGGTCGACAAGGAGCTGACGGAGGCCCTCCATCCGTACCGGCGTCCGGACGGGACCGTGTGGATGCCGAACGTCTTCCGGTACCTGATCGCGCGCGTGACGTGA
- the ftsY gene encoding signal recognition particle-docking protein FtsY, producing the protein METVILAVVIAVVVIGALGGLIVGTRRRKPLPPPPPKAPDITAPPAEPHVGDEAETPRDEPRRTIEEVDLPGGAAPVAVEEPPAGPALEEAPELEIPEPTAGRLVRLRARLSRSQNALGKGLLTLLSREHLDDETWEEIEDTLLTADVGVQPTQELVEGLRERVKVLGTRTPDELRGLLREELLKLVGTDVDRSVKTEPEDRKPGIVMVVGVNGTGKTTTTGKLARVLVADGRTVVLGAADTFRAAAADQLQTWGERVGAHTVRGPEAGDPASVAFDAVKEGKEMGVDVVLIDTAGRLHTKTGLMDELGKVKRVVEKHAPLDEVLLVLDATTGQNGLVQARVFAEVVDITGIVLTKLDGTAKGGIVVAVQRELGVPVKLVGLGEGADDLAPFEPEAFVDALIGD; encoded by the coding sequence ATGGAAACCGTCATCCTTGCTGTAGTCATCGCCGTGGTCGTGATCGGCGCGCTCGGTGGGCTGATCGTGGGCACCCGGCGCCGGAAGCCGCTGCCTCCGCCGCCCCCGAAGGCGCCCGACATCACCGCGCCCCCGGCCGAGCCGCACGTCGGCGACGAGGCCGAGACGCCGCGCGACGAACCGCGCCGGACGATCGAGGAGGTGGATCTCCCCGGTGGCGCCGCACCGGTCGCCGTGGAGGAGCCTCCTGCCGGCCCCGCCCTCGAAGAGGCGCCGGAGCTGGAGATCCCGGAGCCCACCGCGGGCCGGCTGGTCCGGCTGCGCGCCCGCCTGTCCCGCTCCCAGAACGCGCTCGGCAAGGGCCTGCTCACGCTGCTCTCGCGCGAGCACCTGGACGACGAGACCTGGGAGGAGATCGAGGACACGCTGCTCACCGCCGACGTCGGCGTGCAGCCCACCCAGGAGCTGGTCGAGGGCCTGCGGGAGCGTGTGAAGGTGCTCGGCACCCGCACGCCCGACGAACTGCGCGGCCTGCTGCGTGAGGAGCTGCTCAAGCTGGTCGGCACCGACGTCGACCGCTCGGTGAAGACCGAGCCCGAGGACCGCAAGCCCGGCATCGTGATGGTCGTCGGCGTCAACGGCACCGGCAAGACCACCACCACCGGCAAGCTCGCGCGCGTGCTCGTGGCCGACGGCCGTACCGTCGTCCTGGGTGCCGCCGACACCTTCCGTGCCGCCGCCGCCGACCAGCTGCAGACCTGGGGCGAGCGGGTCGGCGCCCACACCGTGCGCGGCCCCGAGGCCGGCGACCCCGCCTCCGTGGCCTTCGACGCGGTCAAGGAGGGCAAGGAGATGGGGGTCGACGTCGTCCTCATCGACACCGCCGGCCGGCTGCACACCAAGACCGGTCTCATGGACGAGCTGGGCAAGGTCAAGCGGGTCGTGGAGAAGCACGCGCCGCTCGACGAGGTGCTGCTCGTCCTGGACGCCACCACCGGGCAGAACGGCCTGGTGCAGGCCCGCGTGTTCGCGGAGGTCGTGGACATCACCGGCATCGTGCTGACCAAGCTCGACGGTACGGCCAAGGGCGGCATCGTCGTCGCGGTCCAGCGCGAGCTGGGCGTGCCGGTCAAGCTGGTCGGTCTCGGCGAGGGCGCGGACGATCTCGCGCCGTTCGAGCCGGAGGCGTTCGTGGATGCCCTTATCGGCGACTAG
- a CDS encoding P-II family nitrogen regulator gives MKLITAVVKPHRLDEIKEALQAFGVHGLTVTEASGYGRQRGHTEVYRGAEYTVDLVPKIRIEVLAEDDDSEQLIDVIVKAARTGKIGDGKVWSLPVETAVRVRTGERGPDAL, from the coding sequence ATGAAGCTCATCACCGCCGTCGTCAAGCCCCACCGACTGGATGAGATCAAGGAGGCCCTGCAGGCCTTCGGCGTGCACGGCCTGACGGTCACCGAGGCCAGCGGCTACGGTCGTCAGCGGGGCCACACCGAGGTCTACCGCGGTGCCGAGTACACCGTCGACCTGGTCCCCAAGATCCGCATAGAGGTACTGGCCGAGGACGACGACTCCGAGCAGCTGATCGACGTCATCGTCAAGGCCGCCCGCACCGGCAAGATCGGTGACGGCAAGGTCTGGTCCCTGCCGGTCGAGACGGCCGTACGGGTCCGCACCGGCGAGCGCGGCCCCGACGCGCTCTGA
- a CDS encoding ammonium transporter, with translation MAPAITLAAEAPKLSSANTGFMLIASALVLIMTPGLAFFYGGMVRVKSTLNMLMMSFIAMGIITILWTLYGFSLAFGTHNGLIGWNSDWFGLSHIGLTELWPGYTIPIFVFMVFQMMFAIITPALISGALADRVKFSAWCLFIALWATIVYVPVAHWVWGADGWAFKLGVIDFAGGTAVHINAGAAALGVILVIGKRVGFKKDPMRPHSLPLVMLGAGLLWFGWFGFNAGSWLGNDDGVGALMFVNTQVATGAAMLAWLAYEKIRHGAFTTLGAASGAVAGLVAITPSGGAVSPLGAIAVGAIAGVACAAAVGLKFKFGYDDSLDVVGVHMVGGILGSLLIGFFATGKGQSTATGVFYGDHSFTQLWKQCAGVGAVLAYSLVVSAILAFLLDKTIGMRVTEDEEISGIDQAEHAESAYDFSGTGGGVIGSAAHSSALAAATQTKKVDA, from the coding sequence ATGGCTCCAGCCATCACGCTTGCCGCGGAGGCACCCAAGCTGTCGTCCGCGAACACAGGCTTCATGCTCATTGCTTCCGCCCTGGTGTTGATCATGACCCCGGGACTGGCCTTCTTCTACGGAGGCATGGTCCGGGTCAAGAGCACCCTCAACATGCTGATGATGAGCTTCATCGCCATGGGCATCATCACGATCCTCTGGACGCTCTACGGCTTCTCCCTCGCCTTCGGCACGCACAACGGCCTGATCGGCTGGAACTCCGACTGGTTCGGGCTCAGCCACATCGGCCTGACGGAGCTGTGGCCCGGGTACACCATCCCGATCTTCGTCTTCATGGTGTTCCAGATGATGTTCGCCATCATCACCCCGGCCCTGATAAGCGGCGCGCTCGCCGACCGCGTGAAGTTCTCGGCCTGGTGCCTGTTCATCGCCCTGTGGGCCACGATCGTCTACGTCCCGGTCGCCCACTGGGTCTGGGGCGCCGACGGCTGGGCCTTCAAGCTCGGCGTGATCGACTTCGCGGGCGGTACGGCGGTCCACATCAACGCGGGTGCGGCGGCCCTCGGTGTCATCCTCGTCATCGGCAAGCGCGTCGGCTTCAAGAAGGACCCGATGCGCCCGCACAGCCTCCCGCTGGTCATGCTCGGCGCCGGTCTGCTGTGGTTCGGCTGGTTCGGCTTCAACGCGGGCTCCTGGCTCGGCAACGACGACGGCGTCGGCGCGCTGATGTTCGTCAACACGCAGGTCGCCACGGGCGCCGCCATGCTGGCCTGGCTCGCCTACGAGAAGATCCGGCACGGCGCGTTCACCACGCTGGGCGCTGCCTCCGGCGCGGTCGCCGGTCTGGTCGCGATCACCCCGTCCGGCGGCGCGGTCTCCCCGCTCGGCGCGATCGCCGTCGGCGCCATCGCCGGTGTCGCCTGCGCCGCGGCCGTGGGCCTGAAGTTCAAGTTCGGCTACGACGACTCCCTGGACGTCGTCGGCGTCCACATGGTCGGCGGCATCCTCGGCTCCCTGCTGATCGGCTTCTTCGCCACCGGAAAGGGCCAGTCCACCGCGACCGGCGTCTTCTACGGCGACCACTCCTTCACCCAGCTGTGGAAGCAGTGCGCCGGTGTCGGCGCGGTCCTCGCCTACTCGCTGGTCGTCTCCGCGATCCTCGCCTTCCTCCTCGACAAGACCATCGGCATGCGGGTCACCGAGGACGAGGAGATCTCCGGTATCGACCAGGCCGAGCACGCCGAGAGCGCCTACGACTTCAGCGGCACCGGTGGCGGTGTCATCGGCTCCGCCGCGCACTCCTCGGCCCTGGCCGCCGCCACGCAGACCAAGAAGGTGGACGCATGA